A DNA window from Vigna unguiculata cultivar IT97K-499-35 chromosome 10, ASM411807v1, whole genome shotgun sequence contains the following coding sequences:
- the LOC114165730 gene encoding alanine--glyoxylate aminotransferase 2 homolog 2, mitochondrial-like: MFPLSRRLLTQRSLLLHWRRNFAQVAVDAEKGPTVQNLPPFDYSPLPYVGPTADEILAKRREYLSPSILHMYKNPVNIVQGKKQYLFDENGRRYVDAFGGIATVCCGHCHPDVVEAIVNQTTKLQHSTVLYLNHAIADFAQALASKLPGDLKVVFFTNSGTEANELAILIARLYTGCHDIISVRNAYHGNAAGTMGATAQSIWKFNVVQSGIHHAVNPDPYRGIFGADGEKYARDVQDIINFGTSGHVAAFMSEAIQGVGGIVELAPGYLPSVYDTIKKAGGLFIADEVQAGFGRTGSHFWGFESHNVVPDIVTMAKGIGNGFPLGAVVTTPEIAEVLTHRNYFNTFGGNPVSTAAGLAVLKVIEKEQLQKNALEVGSYLKERLTTLKDKYELIGDVRGRGLMLGVELVTDRELKTPAKAETLHVMDQLKELGVLIGKGGYYGNVFRVTPPLCFTKEDADFVVDAMDLTLSKM; this comes from the exons ATGTTTCCTCTTTCCAGGAGGCTATTGACGCAACGGTCGCTGCTGCTTCACTGGCGACGCAACTTTGCTCAAGTGGCGGTGGACGCTGAGAAGGGCCCTACTGTCCAAAACCTTCCACCGTTTGATTACTCTCCGCTGCCGTATGTGGGACCTACTGCCGATGAGATTCTGGCGAAGCGCAGAGAGTATCTGAGTCCTTCCATTTTGCATATGTACAAAAACCCC GTGAACATAGTGCAGGGAAAGAAACAGTACCTGTTCGATGAGAATGGGAGAAGATACGTGGACGCGTTTGGAGGGATTGCTACTGTGTGTTGCGGCCACTGTCACCCTGATGTGGTGGAGGCTATAGTGAACCAAACCACAAAGTTGCAGCATTCCACCGTTCTATACCTTAACCACGCCATCGCGGATTTCGCTCAAGCTTTGGCTTCTAAGCTTCCCGGTGACCTAAAG GTAGTGTTTTTCACAAACTCTGGAACAGAAGCAAACGAATTGGCCATTCTGATAGCAAGGTTGTACACCGGGTGTCATGACATAATATCTGTGAGGAATGCTTATCACGGTAATGCAGCTGGAACAATGGGAGCCACAGCTCAAAGCATCTGGAAATTTAATGTTGTGCAg AGTGGTATTCATCATGCAGTAAATCCAGACCCTTACAGAGGAATTTTCGGTGCTGATGGAGAGAAATATGCAAGAGATGTTCAAGATATCATTAACTTTGGAACTTCTGGACATGTTGCAGCCTTCATGTCTGAAGCTATACAG GGAGTGGGGGGTATCGTTGAACTGGCTCCTGGTTACTTGCCTTCTGTATACGATACCATCAAAAAAGCAGGAGGACTTTTCATTGCAGATGAGGTTCAGGCTGGCTTTGGTCGCACTGGTAGCCATTTTTGGGGATTTGAGTCCCACAATGTTGTTCCTGACATAGTCACAATGGCTAAG GGCATTGGAAATGGTTTTCCCCTTGGTGCTGTTGTAACAACTCCAGAGATTGCAGAGGTCTTAACCCACAGGAATTACTTTAACACCTTTGGAGGGAATCCTGTTAGTACTGCAGCAGGGTTGGCTGTTTTAAAAGTAATAGAGAAAGAACAGCTTCAAAAAAATGCACTTGAGGTTGGCTCCTATTTGAAAGAAAGGCTCACTACCCTAAAGGACAAATATGAAT TGATTGGTGATGTGAGAGGAAGAGGCCTGATGCTAGGAGTTGAACTTGTCACTGATCGTGAGCTTAAAACTCCAGCAAAAGCAGAAACATTGCATGTAATGGACCAATTGAAAG AATTAGGGGTACTTATTGGCAAGGGTGGTTACTATGGAAATGTCTTCAGAGTTACACCCCCGTTGTGTTTCACAAAAGAAGATGCTG ATTTCGTAGTAGATGCAATGGACTTGACCTTGTCTAAAATGTGA